In Paenibacillus sp. FSL M7-0420, a single genomic region encodes these proteins:
- a CDS encoding helix-turn-helix domain-containing protein produces MREPDHDHLTALPSAPLHSLLFQFRSIELVMQSADTISAVQTAEQHTLLLFTGGRGELGITEQTSLSVHADKCCLLPPGTSYSLENRELTLYYYVLTFAAVTTGDSPAFCLDELLPGQKELIVHPFTRVIRLAEELLAHHNGRDELQHVRQQLQFQELLLLLLEQNYSTRQLPSPAQSVESTIHFMQQHYKESITVKQLAELAGVSPWQYTPIFQKLTGQRPLDYLTDVRIGHSKTYLLEAAEPLREIARLVGFSDEYYFSRRFRQKTGMTPGQYARSQQRRITVTDWTGHSVDIPERPKRVVYHGETLGDVLALGVKPVGGDEAFARGSVYSHRVKRLANVGFPLDPQLTRSIRPDLIILASPDEQVYRGVSGIAPSLTFDSFAPLEQRLRILGEWLGKQREAEVWLQAYHAKNAAMWQRLYAGGLRAGETASALFYDHGNHLYAMGMTGLSTALYAPGGLQPTAEIKDILDKDLGFREVDPAMLHSYAGDRVFMLIPEREDSREAMEQLLQTELWSSLPAVEQGHAYMLDGAKWNSGDALTRERLLTLLPRLLGL; encoded by the coding sequence TTGCGCGAGCCTGACCACGACCACCTGACTGCTCTCCCGTCCGCCCCTCTCCATTCCCTGCTGTTTCAATTCAGGAGCATTGAGCTGGTGATGCAGAGCGCTGACACTATATCGGCTGTGCAGACAGCGGAGCAGCATACGCTGCTGCTGTTTACGGGCGGGCGCGGTGAACTCGGAATCACGGAGCAGACCTCACTCTCTGTGCATGCGGACAAGTGCTGTCTGCTGCCTCCCGGAACCTCATACAGTCTGGAGAACCGGGAGCTGACGCTTTATTATTATGTGCTGACTTTTGCCGCTGTTACTACAGGTGATTCCCCTGCGTTCTGCCTGGATGAACTGCTCCCGGGGCAAAAAGAGCTGATTGTCCACCCCTTCACCAGAGTGATCCGGCTGGCGGAGGAGCTGCTTGCGCATCATAACGGCAGGGATGAGCTCCAGCATGTCAGACAACAGCTCCAATTCCAAGAGCTGCTGCTCCTGCTGCTTGAACAGAACTACTCCACCCGCCAGCTGCCAAGTCCGGCGCAATCGGTGGAGAGCACGATACACTTCATGCAGCAGCATTACAAAGAGAGCATCACGGTGAAGCAGCTCGCGGAGCTGGCCGGTGTCTCCCCGTGGCAATACACTCCGATCTTCCAGAAGCTGACCGGCCAGCGCCCGCTCGATTATCTGACCGATGTGCGTATTGGGCACTCGAAGACTTATCTGCTTGAAGCCGCCGAGCCGCTGCGCGAGATTGCCCGGCTGGTCGGATTCTCCGACGAATACTACTTCAGCCGCCGCTTCCGGCAAAAGACGGGAATGACTCCCGGGCAATATGCCCGGTCGCAGCAGCGCCGGATTACCGTCACGGACTGGACCGGACATTCGGTGGACATCCCGGAGCGTCCGAAGCGTGTTGTCTACCACGGAGAGACACTGGGCGATGTGCTGGCGCTGGGGGTGAAGCCTGTCGGCGGTGACGAAGCGTTCGCCCGGGGCAGTGTCTACAGCCACCGGGTCAAGCGCTTAGCCAATGTCGGATTTCCGCTGGACCCGCAGCTGACCCGGTCCATCCGGCCTGACCTGATTATCCTCGCAAGCCCGGATGAACAGGTCTACCGGGGGGTATCCGGCATCGCCCCGTCACTCACCTTCGATTCATTCGCACCGCTGGAGCAGCGGCTGAGGATTCTTGGAGAGTGGCTCGGGAAGCAGCGCGAAGCTGAGGTCTGGCTGCAAGCCTACCATGCCAAGAACGCCGCCATGTGGCAGCGTCTCTACGCCGGAGGGCTGCGGGCGGGTGAAACGGCCTCAGCGCTGTTCTATGACCATGGCAACCATCTATACGCCATGGGAATGACCGGCTTGTCCACGGCCTTGTATGCCCCTGGCGGCCTGCAGCCGACAGCGGAGATCAAGGACATTCTGGACAAGGATCTTGGGTTCCGCGAAGTGGACCCGGCCATGCTGCACAGCTACGCAGGGGACCGTGTCTTCATGCTGATTCCAGAGCGGGAGGACTCCCGGGAGGCCATGGAGCAGCTGCTCCAGACGGAGCTCTGGAGCAGTCTGCCTGCCGTGGAGCAGGGCCATGCCTATATGCTGGATGGAGCCAAATGGAATTCCGGCGATGCGCTGACCCGGGAGCGGCTGCTGACGCTACTGCCCAGACTGCTGGGGCTCTAA
- a CDS encoding ABC transporter substrate-binding protein, with amino-acid sequence MNKTRQTFAILGMLFLMGTLLLACSSDKNNQGSSAATTAPAAQATAEPAATTRSHTDYKGHTAEIPMNPQRIIYSGETYGDLLALGVQAIGYPLSMGEGQVFEDKLTGVEDVGFPINLEKTIELQPDLIIYAGIEEADYEALSKIAPTIIFDTFAPLKERMLDIGDILGKKQEAEAWLAQYQAKEDAMWAQLKASGMKDGETASVFTYYPGDRLFVMATTGLSQVLYGEQGFKPTPAIQKVLDADMGFQEISLEVLREYAGDRIFLLTPVADEAKQSTGNLLKSAVWNSLPAVKNGYVYTQDIMKTSSDATTREWLLGEIPTMLGKQ; translated from the coding sequence ATGAACAAGACTCGACAAACCTTCGCTATCCTGGGCATGCTCTTCCTGATGGGCACTTTACTGCTCGCCTGCAGCAGCGATAAGAATAATCAGGGGAGCAGTGCAGCAACCACCGCACCTGCCGCGCAAGCCACTGCTGAACCTGCCGCTACCACCCGTTCACACACGGATTACAAAGGCCATACAGCAGAGATTCCAATGAATCCGCAGCGGATTATCTATTCCGGAGAAACGTATGGCGATCTGCTGGCACTTGGTGTACAAGCCATCGGCTATCCGCTCTCCATGGGTGAAGGCCAGGTCTTCGAGGACAAGCTCACTGGAGTGGAAGATGTAGGATTCCCCATTAACCTGGAGAAGACGATTGAGCTTCAGCCCGACCTGATTATCTATGCCGGCATTGAGGAAGCAGATTATGAGGCTCTGTCCAAAATTGCTCCAACGATTATCTTCGATACCTTCGCCCCCCTGAAGGAGCGGATGCTGGATATTGGAGATATTTTAGGCAAGAAGCAGGAAGCGGAGGCCTGGCTGGCCCAGTATCAGGCAAAGGAGGATGCGATGTGGGCCCAGCTTAAGGCTTCGGGGATGAAGGACGGCGAGACCGCTTCGGTCTTCACTTATTATCCGGGGGACCGGCTGTTCGTAATGGCAACGACGGGCCTCTCGCAGGTACTGTACGGAGAGCAAGGCTTCAAGCCTACCCCGGCGATTCAAAAGGTGCTGGATGCCGATATGGGCTTCCAGGAAATCTCGCTGGAAGTGCTCCGGGAATACGCCGGAGACCGCATCTTCCTGCTGACTCCGGTAGCAGACGAAGCCAAGCAATCGACCGGCAATCTGCTGAAGAGCGCGGTGTGGAACAGCCTGCCTGCCGTTAAGAACGGCTACGTCTACACACAGGACATCATGAAGACCTCCAGTGATGCTACCACCAGAGAGTGGCTGCTCGGTGAGATTCCTACCATGCTGGGCAAGCAATAA